One window of Sphingomonas paeninsulae genomic DNA carries:
- a CDS encoding CoA-acylating methylmalonate-semialdehyde dehydrogenase, which translates to MRAVNHFIEGGSGVAASRFGDIFDPNSGAVQARVALGDAAVLDLAVAAALKAQPGWAATNPQRRARVMFEFKRLVEANMEELAHLLSSEHGKVIADSKGDIQRGLEVIEFCCGIPHILKGEYTQGAGPGIDVYSMRQPLGIGAGITPFNFPGMIPLWMSGVAIATGNAFIIKPSERDPSIPVRFAELFIEAGLPAGICQVVHGDKEMVDAILDHPEIAAVSFVGSSDIAHYVYKRGVAAGKRVQAMGGAKNHGIVMPDADLDQVVNDLSGAAFGSAGERCMALPVVVPVGEKTAIALREKLLPAIAALRVGVSTDTDAHYGPVVNAAHKARVEGWIQKGVDEGAELVVDGRGFKLQGHEQGFFIGPSLFDHVTTSMESYKEEIFGPVLQIVRAANFEEALALPSQHQYGNGVAIFTRNGHAAREFAARVNVGMVGINVPIPVPVAYHTFGGWKRSAFGDTNQHGMEGVKFWTKVKTITQRWPDGGVGDGANAFVIPTMG; encoded by the coding sequence ATGCGTGCGGTTAACCATTTCATCGAAGGCGGCTCAGGCGTTGCCGCATCACGTTTCGGTGACATCTTCGATCCGAACTCAGGCGCAGTGCAGGCACGCGTTGCGCTTGGCGATGCCGCTGTGCTGGACCTGGCCGTCGCCGCTGCATTGAAGGCGCAGCCCGGCTGGGCAGCGACCAACCCGCAACGCCGTGCGCGCGTGATGTTCGAATTCAAGCGGCTGGTCGAAGCCAATATGGAAGAACTCGCCCACCTGTTGTCGTCCGAACACGGCAAGGTCATTGCCGATTCAAAGGGCGATATTCAGCGCGGGCTGGAGGTGATCGAATTCTGCTGCGGCATCCCGCACATCCTGAAGGGCGAATATACGCAAGGAGCTGGCCCCGGCATCGACGTTTATTCGATGCGCCAGCCGCTTGGCATCGGTGCGGGCATCACGCCGTTCAACTTCCCCGGCATGATCCCGTTATGGATGTCGGGCGTCGCAATCGCGACGGGTAACGCCTTCATTATCAAGCCCAGCGAGCGCGACCCCTCGATTCCCGTGCGCTTTGCCGAGCTGTTCATAGAAGCTGGCTTGCCCGCCGGGATTTGTCAGGTCGTGCACGGTGACAAGGAAATGGTCGACGCCATTCTCGATCATCCCGAAATCGCAGCGGTTAGCTTTGTCGGGTCGTCGGACATCGCGCATTACGTTTACAAACGCGGCGTTGCTGCGGGCAAGCGCGTGCAGGCAATGGGGGGTGCCAAGAACCATGGCATCGTCATGCCCGACGCCGATCTGGATCAGGTGGTCAACGACCTGTCAGGGGCTGCATTCGGATCGGCTGGCGAACGCTGCATGGCGTTGCCGGTGGTTGTGCCTGTCGGTGAGAAAACGGCGATCGCCCTGCGCGAAAAGCTGTTGCCTGCCATCGCAGCGCTCCGGGTCGGCGTATCGACCGATACCGATGCGCATTATGGGCCGGTCGTTAATGCCGCGCATAAGGCGCGTGTCGAGGGTTGGATTCAGAAGGGCGTCGACGAGGGCGCGGAACTGGTCGTTGATGGCCGGGGCTTCAAACTGCAGGGGCATGAGCAGGGGTTTTTCATCGGACCAAGCCTGTTCGATCATGTCACCACCAGCATGGAAAGTTATAAGGAGGAAATCTTCGGACCCGTCCTCCAGATCGTCCGTGCTGCCAATTTCGAAGAAGCCCTCGCGCTGCCCAGTCAGCATCAGTACGGCAACGGCGTCGCGATCTTTACCCGCAACGGCCACGCTGCCCGCGAATTCGCGGCGCGCGTGAATGTCGGCATGGTCGGCATCAACGTGCCGATCCCGGTGCCGGTCGCTTATCACACGTTCGGTGGCTGGAAGCGCAGCGCGTTCGGCGATACCAACCAGCACGGCATGGAAGGCGTGAAGTTCTGGACCAAGGTCAAGACCATTACACAGCGCTGGCCCGACGGCGGCGTGGGCGATGGGGCCAACGCGTTCGTCATACCGACGATGGGGTAA
- a CDS encoding N-formylglutamate amidohydrolase — translation MASNNPHIGSGELRPSPLLGVDDPPPFQIINPAGASSFLIVCDHAGKLIPRRLGSLGLGPEELGRHIAWDLGAAELSVMLSKALDATLIRQTYSRLVIDCNRDPSAPDAMAPVSDGTIIPGNQDLSAEDRAARVESIHEPYHSAIASALGEKTIVAIHSFTPEMNGVVRPWKIGILHHLGNTGFAMSVLAELGRMTTQPVGDNEPYAMDGIDYTVPRHAYPAELPYLEIEVRQDILLTPEGRARISALLQTVLQKCKP, via the coding sequence ATGGCATCGAATAACCCACATATCGGGAGCGGCGAATTGCGACCGTCACCTTTACTTGGGGTGGACGATCCGCCGCCATTTCAGATAATTAACCCCGCAGGCGCTTCATCGTTCCTGATTGTTTGCGATCATGCCGGTAAGTTGATCCCGAGGCGGCTTGGATCGCTGGGGCTTGGGCCTGAAGAGCTTGGTCGTCATATTGCATGGGATTTGGGTGCAGCCGAACTTTCGGTGATGCTCAGTAAGGCGCTCGACGCGACGCTGATCCGCCAGACATATTCGCGCCTTGTCATTGATTGTAACCGCGACCCGTCGGCTCCCGATGCGATGGCGCCGGTCAGCGATGGCACCATAATTCCGGGTAATCAGGATTTGTCGGCGGAGGACCGGGCGGCGCGGGTCGAGTCGATCCACGAGCCTTATCATTCCGCGATCGCATCTGCGCTTGGCGAAAAGACTATCGTTGCAATCCATAGCTTTACGCCGGAAATGAATGGCGTCGTGCGGCCTTGGAAGATCGGGATACTCCATCACCTGGGTAACACCGGCTTTGCCATGAGCGTGTTAGCGGAATTAGGGCGGATGACGACTCAACCGGTCGGCGATAATGAGCCCTATGCGATGGACGGCATCGACTACACCGTTCCGCGCCACGCCTATCCCGCTGAGCTGCCGTATCTGGAGATCGAGGTCAGGCAGGATATATTGCTGACGCCAGAGGGCCGGGCGAGGATTTCGGCGCTGCTGCAAACCGTCCTGCAGAAATGCAAACCATGA
- a CDS encoding transglutaminase family protein: MPFLNLSHVTTYSYRQPVAFGEHRIMVRPRESYDQHLIDAMLKIDPEPSELRWFQDVFGNSVAIATFDKRSKQLIFDSQLRLDHRPANIQHYDIEDYARFYPFTYSSEDMPDLLRSIERQHLDPQRLIDSWARKFVSNIGKTDTLTMLTDITAAIRREFTYVPRPEKGTQTPIETLNRRQGTCRDYAMFMIEAVRALGFAARFVSGYVYSPSSRELRTGGGNTHAWVRVYLPGSGWVEFDPTNGLVGNRGLIRVAIARDIYQAVPISGTWAGFPGSFLDMTVQVDISVDDHVSGTQRLPAPLPGDLIEPEIKRADLC; the protein is encoded by the coding sequence ATGCCATTCCTGAACCTCTCTCACGTCACGACCTATTCCTACCGACAACCCGTGGCCTTTGGCGAGCACCGGATTATGGTGCGTCCACGGGAAAGTTACGACCAGCATTTGATTGACGCGATGCTGAAAATCGACCCGGAGCCAAGCGAATTACGCTGGTTTCAGGATGTTTTCGGCAATTCCGTAGCGATTGCCACCTTCGACAAGCGCAGCAAACAACTGATCTTCGACAGCCAGTTGCGGCTCGACCATCGCCCAGCCAATATCCAGCATTACGATATCGAGGATTATGCGCGGTTTTACCCGTTCACTTATTCTTCGGAAGATATGCCCGACCTGCTCCGGTCGATAGAACGCCAGCATCTCGACCCACAGCGCCTGATCGATAGCTGGGCGCGCAAGTTCGTGAGCAATATCGGCAAGACCGACACGCTGACGATGCTGACCGATATCACAGCGGCAATCCGGCGCGAATTTACCTATGTCCCCCGTCCCGAAAAGGGGACACAAACTCCCATCGAAACACTGAACCGGCGTCAGGGTACATGCCGCGATTATGCGATGTTCATGATCGAGGCGGTAAGGGCGCTGGGTTTCGCGGCCCGCTTCGTATCCGGTTATGTGTACAGCCCGTCATCACGCGAATTGCGGACCGGCGGCGGCAATACTCACGCATGGGTCCGCGTGTATTTGCCGGGTTCGGGCTGGGTGGAATTCGATCCGACCAACGGCCTCGTCGGAAATCGCGGCCTGATCCGCGTCGCCATCGCACGTGATATTTATCAGGCCGTTCCGATTTCGGGAACATGGGCCGGTTTCCCCGGCAGCTTCCTCGACATGACTGTCCAAGTCGACATCTCCGTCGACGACCATGTTTCCGGCACCCAACGCTTACCCGCCCCTCTTCCCGGGGACCTGATCGAACCTGAAATCAAAAGGGCCGACCTATGTTAA
- a CDS encoding SDR family oxidoreductase, which produces MSGTVLVTGGSGYIAGYTIRQLIAEGWTVRTTVRSMTREAELRGLLSVDNTRLSFHEADLENDAGWAEAVAGCTHVAHIASPFPGGGVRDPQDLIRPARDGVLRALRFAHDAGVRRFVMTSSSAAIAYGHVPDREIYTEADWTNPDYPGTPAYTQSKTIAERAARDWIKAEGRGYDGTKMEFCTVNPVMVCGPVMSADYSTSVMLIEKILSGSLGGAPDFGFGVVDVRDVADIHVRALLADNMAGERLIASGPFLKIVEIAHILKERLGPQGRKIATRKIPDFLIRFAALFSPTVAQVTGELGKTRNMDASHARDVLGWVPRPVEETLVDCARSLIEHGIVRVN; this is translated from the coding sequence ATGTCAGGCACTGTTCTCGTCACGGGTGGCAGCGGTTATATTGCTGGCTACACGATCCGCCAGTTGATCGCAGAAGGCTGGACGGTGCGCACCACCGTCCGATCCATGACCAGAGAAGCCGAGCTGCGCGGTTTGTTGAGTGTCGATAATACTCGCCTCAGTTTTCATGAGGCGGATCTGGAAAACGACGCGGGTTGGGCAGAGGCGGTCGCTGGCTGTACCCATGTCGCCCATATTGCGTCGCCATTTCCCGGCGGCGGTGTGCGTGATCCGCAGGATTTGATCCGACCGGCACGCGACGGCGTTTTACGCGCGCTGCGCTTTGCACATGATGCCGGTGTTCGGCGCTTTGTCATGACATCTTCGTCCGCTGCGATTGCCTATGGTCATGTCCCAGACCGCGAAATCTACACCGAAGCTGACTGGACCAACCCCGACTATCCCGGCACGCCAGCCTATACCCAGTCTAAAACCATCGCCGAACGCGCTGCGCGCGACTGGATCAAGGCAGAGGGCAGGGGCTACGACGGTACGAAGATGGAGTTTTGCACGGTCAACCCGGTGATGGTCTGCGGCCCCGTCATGAGTGCGGATTATTCCACATCGGTCATGCTGATTGAGAAAATCCTGTCCGGTTCGCTGGGCGGCGCTCCCGATTTCGGCTTTGGCGTTGTCGATGTTCGCGATGTCGCCGACATCCATGTTCGGGCGCTGCTGGCCGACAATATGGCGGGCGAGCGGCTGATTGCATCGGGACCATTCCTGAAAATCGTCGAAATCGCGCATATCCTGAAAGAGCGCCTTGGGCCGCAGGGGCGCAAGATTGCCACTCGCAAAATTCCCGATTTCCTGATCCGATTTGCGGCGCTGTTCAGCCCGACAGTCGCTCAGGTGACAGGCGAACTTGGCAAGACGCGGAATATGGATGCGAGCCACGCGCGCGACGTGCTGGGCTGGGTGCCGCGCCCGGTCGAGGAGACTCTTGTGGACTGCGCGCGCAGTTTAATCGAACATGGCATCGTTCGCGTGAACTGA
- the gor gene encoding glutathione-disulfide reductase translates to MAYDYDLFVIGAGSGGVRASRVAAAHGARVAVAEEHRVGGTCVIRGCVPKKLLVYGSHFAEDLADARRFGWEVPKCDFNWPTLRDNVLDEVTRLEGIYGETLASHKVEVFKERAVLTGPNSVKLAGGREITAGKILIATGGWPVRPEFPGAEHGITSNEVFHLETLPKRIVIAGGGYIANEFAGIFNAFGSKVTIVNRGDTILRGYDTQIRDRLLQISMIKGIEFRFNAPFEKIEKRDDGSFDVHMGGCEPINADQILFATGRAPNVGGLGVDVAGVVLNERGAIKVDDDNKTSVDSIYAVGDVTDRIQLTPIAIREGQAFADTVFGNKPTRVDYANVPSAVFSHPPIAAVGMTEAQARNKLGTVKTFTSDFRPMKNVLAGRNERALYKMVVDASNDVVVGLHMIGPDSAEILQAAAVAVKAGLTKAQFDDTVALHPSMAEELVLFK, encoded by the coding sequence ATGGCTTACGATTACGACCTGTTTGTTATTGGCGCCGGTTCGGGCGGCGTCCGGGCTTCACGCGTTGCGGCGGCACACGGTGCACGAGTGGCTGTGGCGGAAGAACATCGGGTCGGCGGAACCTGCGTCATTCGTGGCTGCGTTCCAAAAAAGCTGCTCGTCTATGGTTCGCACTTTGCCGAAGATCTGGCCGATGCGCGGCGTTTCGGATGGGAAGTTCCGAAGTGCGATTTCAACTGGCCCACGCTGCGCGATAACGTGCTGGACGAGGTGACGCGGCTGGAGGGCATCTACGGTGAAACGCTGGCGAGCCATAAGGTCGAGGTGTTCAAGGAACGCGCCGTCCTGACCGGCCCGAACAGTGTGAAGCTGGCCGGTGGGCGTGAGATTACGGCCGGCAAAATCCTGATCGCGACCGGCGGCTGGCCTGTGCGCCCTGAATTTCCGGGGGCCGAGCATGGGATTACTTCGAACGAAGTGTTCCATCTGGAAACCCTGCCAAAGCGTATCGTCATTGCGGGCGGCGGGTATATCGCCAACGAATTCGCGGGCATTTTCAACGCGTTCGGCTCGAAAGTTACGATCGTCAATCGCGGGGACACGATCCTGCGTGGTTATGATACGCAGATCCGCGACCGCTTGCTCCAGATTTCGATGATCAAGGGCATCGAATTCCGCTTCAACGCACCGTTCGAGAAGATTGAGAAGCGGGACGACGGCAGCTTTGATGTCCATATGGGTGGATGTGAACCGATCAATGCCGATCAGATCCTGTTCGCAACCGGTCGCGCGCCCAACGTAGGTGGCCTTGGCGTCGATGTGGCGGGTGTCGTCCTGAACGAACGGGGTGCGATCAAGGTCGATGACGATAACAAGACCAGCGTCGATAGCATCTACGCTGTTGGCGATGTCACCGATCGTATCCAACTGACCCCGATCGCCATCCGCGAGGGGCAGGCGTTTGCCGATACCGTCTTTGGCAACAAACCGACCCGCGTCGATTACGCCAACGTGCCGAGTGCGGTGTTCAGCCATCCCCCGATTGCCGCTGTTGGCATGACCGAGGCGCAGGCCCGCAACAAGCTTGGCACGGTAAAGACGTTCACATCGGATTTCCGCCCGATGAAAAACGTCCTTGCCGGGCGCAACGAGCGTGCGCTTTACAAGATGGTGGTCGATGCATCGAACGATGTTGTGGTCGGTTTGCACATGATCGGGCCGGATTCAGCCGAAATCCTTCAGGCGGCAGCGGTTGCTGTCAAAGCGGGTTTGACCAAAGCCCAATTCGACGACACTGTCGCGCTGCACCCGAGCATGGCCGAGGAACTGGTGCTCTTTAAATAG
- the pgi gene encoding glucose-6-phosphate isomerase — protein MPGVRTLGDWSAIEALPPTPLKDLFAAEPDRLEKMVIEQSDIRFDFSKTHLSASAIAAFIALAEQSDLKGKRHALFAGEIVNPSEGRPAGHTAQRGEGQAEAVAEAKMFHGRMRALIDAIEAEALGPVRHILHVGIGGSALGPDLIFDALGRDKTTYEVAIVSNVDGVALESVFARFDPAATILAVASKTFTTTETLLNASSVLQWMEEHGVVDPMSRVIALTAEPDKAVEWGVDETRVLPFSESVGGRYSLWSSIGFPFALALGWQAFEELLEGAAAMDRHFRSAPLAENAPAIGAFVDLYYTQVRHVETRAIFAYDVRLRLLPSYLQQLEMESNGKSVTSDGKPLGRPSAAITWGGVGTDAQHAVFQLLHQGTHLVPVEFIASIEPGDVLDPEHHRQLLVNAFAQGAALMAGRANDDLTRNYPGDRPSTMILLNALEPRSLGALIAFYEHRVFVNAVLLGINPFDQFGVELGKEMAKGSDDPAVRAGFDVSTRALMEKAGL, from the coding sequence ATGCCCGGAGTACGGACGTTGGGTGATTGGTCGGCAATTGAGGCGCTGCCCCCCACGCCACTGAAAGACCTGTTCGCCGCCGAGCCCGACAGGCTGGAGAAGATGGTCATCGAACAGTCGGACATCCGGTTCGATTTTTCGAAAACGCATTTGTCGGCATCGGCCATCGCCGCGTTCATCGCGCTGGCCGAGCAATCCGACCTGAAGGGCAAGCGCCACGCCTTGTTTGCGGGTGAGATCGTCAATCCAAGCGAAGGGCGGCCAGCAGGTCATACGGCCCAGCGCGGGGAAGGGCAGGCCGAAGCCGTTGCCGAGGCAAAGATGTTCCACGGGCGGATGCGCGCCCTGATCGACGCCATCGAGGCAGAGGCGCTTGGCCCCGTTCGCCATATCCTGCACGTCGGTATCGGCGGATCGGCGCTTGGTCCGGACCTGATATTCGATGCGCTTGGTCGTGATAAAACCACTTACGAGGTCGCCATCGTCTCTAACGTTGATGGCGTTGCGCTGGAGAGCGTGTTTGCGCGTTTCGATCCGGCAGCGACGATCCTTGCGGTCGCGTCCAAGACATTCACAACCACCGAAACCCTGTTGAACGCAAGCAGCGTGCTTCAGTGGATGGAGGAGCATGGCGTTGTCGATCCGATGAGCCGGGTTATCGCGCTGACTGCCGAACCCGACAAGGCAGTCGAATGGGGCGTCGATGAAACCCGCGTATTGCCGTTCAGCGAATCCGTCGGCGGCCGTTATTCATTATGGTCGTCGATCGGGTTTCCGTTCGCGCTGGCGCTTGGCTGGCAGGCTTTCGAGGAGTTGCTCGAAGGGGCAGCGGCGATGGACCGGCATTTCCGATCTGCACCGCTCGCCGAAAATGCGCCCGCAATCGGTGCGTTTGTCGATCTTTACTATACACAGGTCCGGCACGTGGAAACGCGCGCGATCTTTGCCTATGATGTCCGTCTGCGGCTGTTGCCGTCGTATCTTCAGCAGCTCGAAATGGAATCGAACGGCAAATCGGTGACGTCGGATGGGAAACCACTCGGTCGGCCAAGCGCGGCGATTACCTGGGGCGGGGTCGGCACCGATGCCCAGCACGCGGTTTTTCAGCTATTGCATCAGGGCACGCACCTCGTTCCCGTGGAATTCATTGCCAGCATCGAACCCGGCGACGTACTCGACCCCGAACATCACAGGCAATTGCTGGTCAATGCGTTTGCACAGGGTGCCGCGCTGATGGCGGGGCGGGCCAATGACGATCTGACGCGGAATTATCCGGGGGATCGGCCATCGACCATGATCCTGCTCAACGCGTTGGAGCCGCGCAGCCTTGGCGCGTTGATCGCGTTTTACGAACATCGCGTGTTCGTGAATGCGGTGCTGCTCGGCATCAATCCGTTCGACCAGTTCGGTGTCGAGCTTGGCAAGGAAATGGCGAAGGGTAGCGATGATCCTGCCGTGCGGGCCGGCTTCGATGTTTCGACCCGCGCGCTGATGGAAAAAGCCGGGCTTTAA
- the lepB gene encoding signal peptidase I, with amino-acid sequence MSETDQAPIKAPAKPKSETRDFAEFLVKLAIFVFILRSFIFAPFSIPSESMLPRLFVGDYLIVTKWNYGYSKHSLPWSLPLIPGRIFAKLPARGDVIVFKSPPTNDTDLIKRVIGLPGDFIQMRDGQLFINGAGVPKVRIADFVQTVSPNTHCLIPAAAERGSDGTQRCRYMQFRETLPGSDDAPGKSYNVLDFGPTPQDNTQVYTVPEGHLFMMGDDRDDSGDSRLEAGGFGFVPIENIVGKAQFSVFSTDGSANWILPWTWVSAARWNRIGEGF; translated from the coding sequence ATGTCCGAAACCGACCAAGCTCCGATCAAGGCTCCGGCCAAGCCAAAATCCGAAACGCGCGACTTTGCCGAGTTCCTCGTGAAACTCGCAATTTTCGTGTTCATTCTGCGCAGTTTCATCTTCGCACCATTCAGTATCCCCAGCGAATCGATGCTGCCGCGACTGTTCGTCGGCGATTATCTGATCGTGACCAAATGGAACTACGGTTATTCAAAACACTCGCTGCCGTGGTCGTTGCCACTGATCCCCGGGCGCATCTTTGCAAAACTGCCCGCGCGCGGCGACGTTATCGTGTTCAAATCGCCGCCCACCAATGATACCGATTTGATAAAGCGCGTGATCGGACTGCCGGGCGACTTCATCCAGATGCGCGACGGACAATTGTTCATCAATGGCGCTGGCGTTCCAAAGGTTCGCATTGCCGATTTCGTCCAGACGGTCAGCCCAAATACCCACTGCCTGATCCCCGCCGCTGCGGAACGCGGTTCGGACGGAACGCAGCGGTGTCGCTATATGCAATTCCGTGAAACGCTGCCGGGTTCGGACGATGCTCCGGGCAAAAGCTATAACGTGCTCGATTTCGGACCGACGCCACAGGACAACACGCAGGTCTATACCGTGCCAGAGGGCCATCTTTTCATGATGGGTGACGACCGCGACGACAGCGGCGACAGCCGGTTGGAAGCAGGCGGTTTCGGTTTCGTGCCGATCGAGAATATCGTCGGAAAGGCGCAGTTCAGCGTTTTCTCGACCGATGGATCGGCCAACTGGATATTGCCGTGGACATGGGTTTCGGCGGCACGCTGGAACCGGATCGGGGAAGGTTTCTGA